Sequence from the Streptomyces sp. R33 genome:
TGGACGGCCGAGTCGACGGTCATCAGGAGGTACAGGAGCGCCGTGAGCGGAAGCAGCGGAGCCAGCAAGGCCGGCTGGCGGTAGTAGCGCAGCATCGGCAGATAGGTGCCGGCCATCAGCAGCCAGGCGAGAGCGCCGGCCCAGGCGGTGGCGACCTGTCCGGTGGCCAGACCTGCGAGGAAGGCGACCGGGGGGACGAGGTAGACGAGCACGAGCCCGGCCACCGTCCCGGCCAGCAGCAGCGGACGGTGGCGCAGTTGCGCGTACGCACTGCGCGAGATCATCCGCCACAGGTCCGCGAGCGCGGGGTACGGGCGTACGCTGTCCACCCGCTCCGCGAGCCCCAGCCAGATCCGGCCGCCCGAGCGCCGCACGGCACGGGCGAGGGAGACGTCGTCGATGACGGCCTGCCGGATCGACTCCGGCACGCCCGCCCGTACGGCGGCCTCGGTGCGCAGCAGGACGCAGCCGCCGGCCGCGGCGGCGGTCCGGCCGGCCGGGCGGTTGATCCGGCGGAAGGGGTAGAGCTGGGCGAAGAAGTACACGAAGGCCGGCACGACGAGCCGCTCCCAGAGGCTGACGACGCGCAGGCGGGCCATCAGCGAGACGAGGTCGAGCCCGGCGCTCGTCGCGGCCGCGACCAGCTCGCGCAGGCTGTCGGGCTCGTGCGCGATGTCGGCGTCGGTGAGGAGCAGGTACTCGGGCTCGGTGGCATGGGCGGTCCTGGCGAGCGCGATGCCGTGCCGCAGCGCCCACAGCTTCCCGGTCCAGCCGGGTTCCGGCTCGCCGGGGGAGACGACGGTGAGGGGCAGCCCGGGCTGCTCCCGGGCCAGCCGCAGGGCGAGGGCGCCGGTGCCGTCGGTACTGCCGTCGTCGACCAGGATGACCTCGGCTTCGCCGGGATAGTCCTGGGCGAGGAGCGAGGGCAGGCTGCAGGGCAGCACCCCGGCCTCGTCCCGGGCCGGGACGACGATGGCGACGGAGGGCCAGCGGGCGGGAGCGCTGCGCGGCGGTAGCCGCACGTCGGTCCGCCAGAACATGCCCTGGGCGAACGTGAGCCAGATCCAGACGACGAGGGACGCGCAGGCGGCGCAGAGAAGGCCCATGCGGGCAGTCTGCCGAACCCCGCGGGACGTGTCCCGCATTCGGGCGGGGCGGGGGTGGCGGGTTCTGCGCCCGGGGGGGTGCGGGTGGGGGTGGGGGACGTGTTCTCGGAGTCGGTAAGGCGAGCGGGATCTGGGGCGGGGTCTGTGTGCTCGGCGTCGGGAGGGTGGATCGGGGGCCGGGGGCGGGGTTCGCGAACTCGGGGTCGGTGTGTGTCCGGGGGCGTCCCGTCAGTCCACTGTCCTTCCGTGGCGTGCCGGCCCGTCAAGGGCGCTCCTCCTTCGTCGTCGCGTCGCTTCGCGATGGCCTTCGGCCACCCTTGACCGACCGACCCGCCCCGGAATGCCAACAGACTGCCGGGAAGCCCCCGAAGGAATGGCCGGGAGGTTCATGTTCCGATTGGCCCCGATCAGAGATGCCGAGCGGGAGCCCCTGTCCATCCGCACCCCATTCCCCGGGACCACCGAGGTGGAGCAGGATGGGGCCAGGGGGAGGCCATAGTCCCCCAAAGGGCCCAAAGGAAGCCCTTTCCGGACCCGGGCAGGGTCAACCTGCACCAGACAGCGGCCAGATGACCATGCCGGTAGGCGTGGGCCGGCAGGCGCCCCGGATCGCTACGCGCTCCTCATCTCTCGGCGTCCGACGGCCGTCTGGGGCTGGACATAAACAGCCGAGACGCCTCCGTGGGCGGGTTTTCGAGCGTCTGCACGCTATTTGGGGTGAAAAGCGGGCGAGAAGGAGCCTGATGCCGGATTTCTCAACCCCTGACTCCGACAAGCACGCATTCACGCATCAACTGGGCGTCAAAACGGGACAAACGACCCGCAGTCGCTTCCCATGCCGGACCGTGCCGGTCGTGGGCGGCCTATGTCCAGCCCCAGACGGCCGTCGGACGCCGAACCGGGCGGAGCGCGTAGCGATTTGGAGCGTCCACGGCCCGACCGGCACCGCATGGTCATCTCATCGCTGTCTGGTGCAGGTTGACCCTGCTCGGGTCCGGAAAGGGCTTCCTTTGGGCCCTTTGGGGGACTGTGGCCTCCCCCTGGCCCCCTCCTGGTCCACCTCCGTGGTCCTGGGGACTGACTCCGGATGGACAGGGGCCCCTGCTCGGCATCTCTGATAGGCCCTCATCGGAACATGAACCTCCCGGCCATTCCTTCGGGGGCTTCCCGGCAGTCTGTTGGCATTCCGGGGCGGGTCGGTCGGTCAAGGGTGGCCGAAGGCCATCGCGAAGCGACGCGACGACGAAGGAGGAGCGCCCTTGACGGGCCGGCACGCCACGGAAGGACAGTGGACTGACGGGACGCCCCCGGACCCACACCGACGCGGAGTGCACAGATCCCGCCCCCCCAACACCCCGGCAGACGTCATCGACGCCGCTCCCGCGGCCCCGCCCCCGACATCCCGGCTGGCCTTTCCGCTGTCGCTCCCGCGGCCCCGCCCCCGACATCCCGGCTGGCCTTTCCGCTGTCGCTCCCGCGGCTCCGCCCCCGCGTCCCGGTCGGGCCTTACCGACGCCGAGTGCACGGCCCCCGCCCTCAAGGTCCCGGCTCGCCTTATCGACGCCGCTTACACAGACCCACAGACCCCGCCCCCGCCCCCGCCCCCGTCCCCCCGATCCACCCTCCCGTCGCCGAGTGCGCGGACTCCCGTGCTCCCGGTCGAGCTCTGCTGCCGAGCGCGCGGACGTGCCCTCTGGTGTCCCGAACGACCCTTCCGGCATCGACTCGGCAGGCCGCCCCGCTGCCGCCTCCGCCGCACCGGTCATCCCGCTTCGGCGGGCCCCGCCCGCGGCCCGGCCCCGACTGGCACGTCGGCTCCGCGTGCGCGGACCCCGCCGCTCAGATCCCGCCGTGCCTGCCGCCCCGGTCGTTCGGTCCTCGCGGCCCCACCCCCGGAGCCCCTGACGCTCCCGGCCCGCCGCCCCCGCCACCCTCACCCCGCCTCGCCCCCACCCCCGCCCCACATTGAGGGCTTTCCCGGCGGCTTCGATTAAGGTGACCAGGTGAAGATCGCCCTCATGGACTCCGGAATCGGCCTCCTCGCGGCGGCTGCCGCGATGCGGCGGCTGCGGCCCGACGTCGATCTGGTCCTCTCCAGCGACCCCGACGGCATGCCCTGGGGGCCGCGTACCCCTGCCGATCTGACCGGGCGCGCCCTCGGTGTCGCCCAGGCCGCCGCCGGGCACCGGCCGGACGCGCTGATCGTGGCCTGCAACACCGCCTCCGTGCACGCCCTGCCCACCCTCCGGGCCGCGCTCGAGCCCGGGATCCCGGTGATCGGGACCGTGCCGGCGATCAAGCCCGCCGCCGCGGCGGGTGGGCGCGTGGCCATCTGGGCCACCCCCGCCACCACCGGCAGTCCGTACCAGCGCGGGCTGATCCGCGACTTCGCCGCCGGGGCCCGTGTCACCGAGGTGCCCTGCCCGGGACTCGCCGACGCCGTCGAGGCGGGGGACGGCGCCGCCGTCGCCGCGACCGTCGCCGCGGCCGCCGCGCTCACCCCGGCCGACGTCACCGACGTCGTCCTCGGCTGCACGCACTACGAGCTCGTCGAGGCACCCATCCGGGCCGCCCTGGCCGAGCGGACCGGCGGCGCCGACCTCCGCTACCACGGTTCCGCCGAGCCCGTCGCCGTACAGGCGCTGCGCCGCCTCGGCGCCCTCCCCGAGCCGGGCCTGCCCCGTACCGGCACCCTGACCGTCCTGCTCAGCGGGCAGGAGGGGGCGCTCCCCGCGGCCGCACTCGGCTACGCCGAAGGCCGGCTGCTCGCGGAAGAGGGCGCCGCCGTCGGGGGATGATCCGGCGATGACCCTGCAGGACCTCGCGCTCGCCGCCACCGATCCGGCCCGGAGCCGGTGCCGCGGCGAGGACCACACCGTGGCGGCGGTGGCCCGTGCCCGCGACGGCAGGACCGTCGAGGGCGTGAACGTGTACCACTTCACCGCAGGCCCCTGAGCCGAGCTCGTCGCCCCGGCCGCGGCCACCCGCGGCTGCGGGTGATCCTCGGGTCCGGCGGCGCGCTGCGTGCCGTGCCCGTGGCGGATCTGCTCCCCGAGCGTTACGTCCGCCCCGCGAGCGACTGGGCGAGCGCGCGCAGCCCGTCCGCGTCCAGCACCCGGTTCCCGAACCCGGGCAGCGGTACGTGCAGCGGTGCGGTCCACTCCGGTGGGATCGCCGCCTGCCCGTAGCGGGCCCCGGCCAGGGTGCCGGTGACCGCCGCCACCGTGTCGGTGTCCCCGCCCAGGTCCACGGCGGCCCGTACGGCCTCGGCGAACCCGGTGGTCGTCCTCAGGGCCCAGACCGCCGAGCCGAGGCAGGGCCAGACCGCTCCGTTGAACTCGGTGGCCAGTCCCGGATGCCAGTCGGGGCCGAGGACGAGCCCGTACCGCTCGCGGTGGTCGGGGTGTACGGCGGCGAGCGCCTCGGGGAGGGCGGCCAGTGGATCGCCCCCGTCGAGCATCACCCGTACGAGCTCGTGCAGCAGGGCCGTGCCCTCCCAGGCGGCCCGGTCGCCGTGCGTCAGCGCGGCGATCCGGCGGGCGGCGTCCATCGTGCCCTCCCGCCCGGCGGAGGCGAAGTACACCGCCGAGGTGGAGGCCCGCATCAGGGAACCGTTGCCGGCCGCCCGCGCGTTGATCTGGAAGTGCAGTGCGGCGGCCAGGTCCCAGGCCTCGCCGTTGGTCAGCACGTCCTCCGTCTGAAGCCCGATGTCCTTGGGCTCGCCTGCCGCCCAGCGCTGGAACCGCCCGAAGACGTCGGGGAGTTCGAGACCGCCCTGCTCCAGCAGGGATTCGCCGACCAGGACCGCCATCTGCGTGTCGTCGGTCGCCTCGCCCGGGTCCCAGCCGCCGCCCCCGCGCATCTCCTCGCCGCGCGCGGTCAGCTCGCCGGCGGGCCCGAACTCGTAGGGCGCGCCGAGCGCGTCACCGACGGCCGAGCCCAGAACGGCGCCCACGGCGCGGTCGAGTCGAGTGATCACGGTTCCTCCTCGGACGGTTCGGGGCATACGCAGGCCAGTACACCGCGTGCGAAGCCTTCCAGGTCGTCGAGGTCGGCGGCGGCGAGGGCGTCCGGGGCTCCGGCCAGCAGGTGCGGGATCGCGCCGTGCAGCACGAGGGTGAGGGGGCGGACCCGGTCCGCTCCGGCCGGCAGCCCGGCACGATCCGATCCCGCAGGTCCTCGCCGACACCGATCCGGCGACCTGGATCCGGTACGACGCCAACTGCACCCGGCGCTGCCCTCGTTCGTCCACGGCGGCCGTACCGCCCTGGTCGGCGACGCGGCGCACGCCATGACCCCCAACCTCGGCCACGGCGCCTGCACCGCCCTCCTCGACGCCGAGGCCCTCGCCCGTGCGGTCGCCGTCCACGGGCGGGCCGCACTGGCCGGCGCACTGCGCGCCTACGAGGGTGAGCGGCGCCGCAGTGCCCAGCGCGTCGCCTTCGGCTCGCGGAACCTGCACCGGTTCATGACGGCCCGGCGCCCCGCCCTGCGCGATGCGCTCCTCGGCCTCCTCCCGGCTGAAGCCCCGGGCGCCGGGGCTCCGGGGCCCTTGGGTCACGCGTCCGCGAGCCGTCCCTGCAGCTCTTCCCAGGACACGTCCTCCACGTGGGTGAGGAACACCCACAGATGCCCGAACGGGTCCCGCAGGATGGCGGTCCGGTCGCCGTGGAACTGGTCCGCCGGGGGCTGGACCAGCTCGGCGCCCTCGGCCAGCGCCGTCCGTACGAGCGCGTCCACGTCCGGTACGAACACGTGCAGCGCGACCGAGGTACCGCCCAGCTCCGAGGGCGCGGTGAACGGGCCCTCGGAGACGTCACCGAGCATGAGCACGGCCCCGCCGATCCGTATCTCGGCGTGCATCACCCCGCCCTCGGGGTGATCGAGCCGGAAGTCCTCGACGGCACCGAAGGCCCGCCCGTAGAAGGCGAGTGCGGCGGCCGCGTCGGACACCATGACGTGGGCCACGACCGCCGTGCGGTAGCGCTCGGGAACGATCTGTACGGCCTGCTGGTCTGCTGCGTGAGTGGTCATGTGGACGACCGTAGGACCTCAAGTTTGCTTGAGGTCAACACCGGGCAGGTGCGATCCGACGCGCCCGCCGCCGTGCGGGCGAGAGGCGGTGGCGTACATGCGGAACGTGAGTACGCTGCTACACATGACGGGTCACCCCCCGGGTCCCCTGTGGACGGGCCGGGCCTCCAACCGCGTGCAGTGGCTGCTCGCCGCCGCCGGCGCGGCCTGT
This genomic interval carries:
- a CDS encoding VOC family protein; amino-acid sequence: MTTHAADQQAVQIVPERYRTAVVAHVMVSDAAAALAFYGRAFGAVEDFRLDHPEGGVMHAEIRIGGAVLMLGDVSEGPFTAPSELGGTSVALHVFVPDVDALVRTALAEGAELVQPPADQFHGDRTAILRDPFGHLWVFLTHVEDVSWEELQGRLADA
- a CDS encoding ADP-ribosylglycohydrolase family protein; this encodes MPRTVRGGTVITRLDRAVGAVLGSAVGDALGAPYEFGPAGELTARGEEMRGGGGWDPGEATDDTQMAVLVGESLLEQGGLELPDVFGRFQRWAAGEPKDIGLQTEDVLTNGEAWDLAAALHFQINARAAGNGSLMRASTSAVYFASAGREGTMDAARRIAALTHGDRAAWEGTALLHELVRVMLDGGDPLAALPEALAAVHPDHRERYGLVLGPDWHPGLATEFNGAVWPCLGSAVWALRTTTGFAEAVRAAVDLGGDTDTVAAVTGTLAGARYGQAAIPPEWTAPLHVPLPGFGNRVLDADGLRALAQSLAGRT
- a CDS encoding glycosyltransferase, giving the protein MGLLCAACASLVVWIWLTFAQGMFWRTDVRLPPRSAPARWPSVAIVVPARDEAGVLPCSLPSLLAQDYPGEAEVILVDDGSTDGTGALALRLAREQPGLPLTVVSPGEPEPGWTGKLWALRHGIALARTAHATEPEYLLLTDADIAHEPDSLRELVAAATSAGLDLVSLMARLRVVSLWERLVVPAFVYFFAQLYPFRRINRPAGRTAAAAGGCVLLRTEAAVRAGVPESIRQAVIDDVSLARAVRRSGGRIWLGLAERVDSVRPYPALADLWRMISRSAYAQLRHRPLLLAGTVAGLVLVYLVPPVAFLAGLATGQVATAWAGALAWLLMAGTYLPMLRYYRQPALLAPLLPLTALLYLLMTVDSAVQHYRGRGAAWKGRTYARPSDA
- a CDS encoding glutamate racemase, whose translation is MKIALMDSGIGLLAAAAAMRRLRPDVDLVLSSDPDGMPWGPRTPADLTGRALGVAQAAAGHRPDALIVACNTASVHALPTLRAALEPGIPVIGTVPAIKPAAAAGGRVAIWATPATTGSPYQRGLIRDFAAGARVTEVPCPGLADAVEAGDGAAVAATVAAAAALTPADVTDVVLGCTHYELVEAPIRAALAERTGGADLRYHGSAEPVAVQALRRLGALPEPGLPRTGTLTVLLSGQEGALPAAALGYAEGRLLAEEGAAVGG